From a region of the Eublepharis macularius isolate TG4126 chromosome 7, MPM_Emac_v1.0, whole genome shotgun sequence genome:
- the TUBB6 gene encoding tubulin beta-6 chain isoform X1 — MGTLLISKIREEYPDRIMNTFSVMPSPKVSDTVVEPYNATLSVHQLVENTDETYCIDNEALYDICFRTLKLTTPTYGDLNHLVSATMSGVTTSLRFPGQLNADLRKLAVNMVPFPRLHFFMPGFAPLTARGSQQYRALTVPELTQQMFDAKNMMAACDPRHGRYLTVATVFRGPMSMKEVDEQMLAIQNKNSSYFVEWIPNNVKVAVCDIAPRGLKMASTFIGNSTAIQELFKRISEQFSAMFRRKAFLHWFTGEGMDEMEFTEAESNMNDLVSEYQQYQEATANDGEETFEDEEEEINE; from the coding sequence ATGGGAACTCTACTAATAAGCAAAATTCGAGAGGAGTATCCTGACAGGATAATGAATACTTTTAGTGTCATGCCCTCTCCTAAAGTTTCTGACACTGTGGTGGAGCCATATAATGCCACGCTCTCAGTCCATCAGCTGGTTGAAAATACAGATGAAACCTACTGTATTGATAATGAAGCATTGTATGATATTTGCTTCCGCACCCTGAAGCTCACAACCCCAACATACGGAGATTTGAACCACTTGGTGTCTGCCACAATGAGTGGAGTAACTACATCACTACGCTTTCCAGGCCAGCTCAATGCAGATCTTCGTAAATTGGCAGTTAATATGGTTCCTTTCCCACGTTTACACTTCTTTATGCCAGGATTTGCTCCTTTGACAGCTAGAGGGAGCCAGCAATACCGAGCCCTCACTGTCCCAGAACTCACACAACAAATGTTTGATGCCAAAAACATGATGGCAGCTTGTGATCCAAGACATGGACGATATCTGACAGTTGCTACAGTCTTCCGAGGCCCCATGTCTATGAAGGAAGTTGATGAGCAGATGTTGGCCATCCAGAACAAGaacagcagctattttgtggaaTGGATCCCAAATAATGTAAAAGTGGCAGTTTGTGACATAGCACCCCGTGGCCTTAAGATGGCCTCCACCTTTATTGGTAACAGCACAGCTATTCAAGAGCTCTTCAAAAGAATCTCTGAGCAATTCTCTGCCATGTTCAGGAGGAAAGCTTTTCTTCACTGGTTTACAGGAGAAGGAATGGATGAGATGGaatttacagaagcagaaagCAACATGAATGACCTGGTGTCAGAATACCAGCAGTACCAAGAAGCTACAGCAAATGATGGAGAAGAAACATTtgaagatgaagaagaagaaattaaTGAATAG
- the TUBB6 gene encoding tubulin beta-6 chain isoform X2, which yields MREIVHIQAGQCGNQIGTKFWEVISDEHGIDPSGGYVGDSALQLERINVYYNESSSQKYVPRAVLVDLEPGTMDSVRSGPFGQLFRPDNFVFGQTGAGNNWAKGHYTEGAELVDSVLDIVRKECEHCDCLQGFQLTHSLGGGTGSGMGTLLISKIREEYPDRIMNTFSVMPSPKVSDTVVEPYNATLSVHQLVENTDETYCIDNEALYDICFRTLKLTTPTYGDLNHLVSATMSGVTTSLRFPGQLNADLRKLAVNMVPFPRLHFFMPGFAPLTARGSQQYRALTVPELTQQMFDAKNMMAACDPRHGRYLTVATVFRGPMSMKEVDEQMLAIQNKNSSYFVEWIPNNVKVAVCDIAPRGLKMASTFIGNSTAIQELFKRISEQFSAMFRRKAFLHWFTGEGMDEMEFTEAESNMNDLVSEYQQYQEATANDGEETFEDEEEEINE from the exons ATGAGGGAAATCGTTCACATCCAGGCTGGTCAGTGTGGAAACCAAATCGGAACAAAG TTTTGGGAAGTGATCAGCGACGAACACGGCATCGACCCGTCGGGCGGCTACGTCGGAGACTCGGCGCTGCAGCTGGAGAGGATCAACGTCTATTACAATGAATCATCCT CCCAAAAATATGTGCCCAGAGCAGTCTTGGTGGATTTGGAACCAGGAACCATGGATAGTGTACGATCTGGCCCATTTGGACAACTCTTTCGACCTGACAATTTTGTCTTTG GACAAACTGGTGCTGGAAATAACTGGGCAAAAGGACACTATACAGAAGGAGCAGAGCTTGTAGATTCAGTTCTTGATATAGTAAGGAAAGAATGTGAACACTGTGACTGCTTGCAAGGATTTCAGCTCACTCATTCTCTTGGAGGAGGAACAGGTTCTGGGATGGGAACTCTACTAATAAGCAAAATTCGAGAGGAGTATCCTGACAGGATAATGAATACTTTTAGTGTCATGCCCTCTCCTAAAGTTTCTGACACTGTGGTGGAGCCATATAATGCCACGCTCTCAGTCCATCAGCTGGTTGAAAATACAGATGAAACCTACTGTATTGATAATGAAGCATTGTATGATATTTGCTTCCGCACCCTGAAGCTCACAACCCCAACATACGGAGATTTGAACCACTTGGTGTCTGCCACAATGAGTGGAGTAACTACATCACTACGCTTTCCAGGCCAGCTCAATGCAGATCTTCGTAAATTGGCAGTTAATATGGTTCCTTTCCCACGTTTACACTTCTTTATGCCAGGATTTGCTCCTTTGACAGCTAGAGGGAGCCAGCAATACCGAGCCCTCACTGTCCCAGAACTCACACAACAAATGTTTGATGCCAAAAACATGATGGCAGCTTGTGATCCAAGACATGGACGATATCTGACAGTTGCTACAGTCTTCCGAGGCCCCATGTCTATGAAGGAAGTTGATGAGCAGATGTTGGCCATCCAGAACAAGaacagcagctattttgtggaaTGGATCCCAAATAATGTAAAAGTGGCAGTTTGTGACATAGCACCCCGTGGCCTTAAGATGGCCTCCACCTTTATTGGTAACAGCACAGCTATTCAAGAGCTCTTCAAAAGAATCTCTGAGCAATTCTCTGCCATGTTCAGGAGGAAAGCTTTTCTTCACTGGTTTACAGGAGAAGGAATGGATGAGATGGaatttacagaagcagaaagCAACATGAATGACCTGGTGTCAGAATACCAGCAGTACCAAGAAGCTACAGCAAATGATGGAGAAGAAACATTtgaagatgaagaagaagaaattaaTGAATAG